A portion of the Sphingobacterium spiritivorum genome contains these proteins:
- a CDS encoding tetratricopeptide repeat protein: protein MNKNIYKVGIALSLMTTPVFAQQTAWQDLNKAFKSGMELFERGKFSSASKQFDKVEEIRTKSTLQLDENEELTLLKENVRYYQAICALELGDSDAEGRFLKYIKDYPASPNSKAAYFQIGRSYYAKKDYKKAIEWFTKIDGKNLAGAENTEYRFKLAYSRFMTEDYTSAKPVFESLKDQKSEYQEASIYYYAYLCYLDAEYKTALNEFERLQGSKTYESSYPYYITALYFLDKRYDDVLNYALPILQTTKQDNETDMFRVIAATYFIKGDLKKSKEYYDKFQAQDQGKTQNNQDSYQIGYINYKLGDYDKAITELEKMTEPDAYYQSAMITLGDAFLKKGNKQSARNAFFRGSKLDFDPQLKEEGLFNYAKLSYELEFHQVALDAIQEYMKTYPNNVRNEEAQTLYAEILLSTKNYRAAVDVLESVKKRGKEANAAYQKVTYYRGLEYYNERAFENAISMFMRSEANRYDEEINALAIYWKAEAMYEVRKYKEATANFNKFLSLPAARNTDVYNYANYALAYAAFRNENYNTSANYFERFLSMGGKEGIELNTRNDAIARLADSYFSLKNYGRAMTEYDKLINSKAQSQDYALFQRGVIQGLQGNSSGKIATLQSVVQKYPKSNYADDVAFEIPYTYFTLGQYDQAISGLQAMVEKYPRSSYVPRALVTIGLVQYNQDNNDAALKTFQRVVDQYSTTDEAKQAMRSIENIYLDKGDATGYIRYATGTNIGDLSTSEQDSRAFSTATTLFSRGNYQGAVEAVNAYFDKFPKPIQEKYARFIRAESNAALGKNQEALHDYNIILNDWTSAYTERALVSVSQLYLKQKQYNEAVQQLKKLELTSEYKSNYAYAINNLLVSYFNIGDYKETLNYATLVKNYEKSSEEEIGTAHLYAAKAYLATSKPAEATKELNLAALKSKTATGAEARYLVAEQQLKAKEYDKAIKSAFDISDTFSSYDYWVAKGFILMADAYTGKGDAFQAKSTLESIIDNYENKEDGILKTAKEKLQKLNTTKK, encoded by the coding sequence ATGAATAAAAATATTTACAAAGTAGGTATTGCTCTGAGTTTAATGACCACGCCGGTTTTTGCGCAGCAAACGGCCTGGCAAGATCTGAATAAAGCCTTCAAGTCCGGTATGGAGCTTTTTGAGAGAGGAAAATTCAGTTCAGCATCCAAACAGTTTGATAAAGTGGAAGAGATCAGGACCAAATCTACTTTGCAATTAGATGAAAATGAAGAGTTGACGCTGCTGAAAGAGAATGTACGCTACTACCAGGCAATCTGTGCGCTGGAGCTTGGAGATTCAGATGCTGAAGGGAGATTTTTGAAGTATATCAAAGATTACCCGGCAAGTCCTAATTCTAAAGCGGCATATTTCCAGATAGGCCGTTCGTATTATGCGAAAAAAGACTATAAAAAAGCCATCGAATGGTTTACTAAGATTGATGGTAAAAATCTGGCCGGTGCCGAAAATACAGAGTACCGTTTTAAATTAGCATATTCCCGGTTTATGACAGAAGATTATACTTCTGCAAAACCTGTATTTGAATCACTGAAAGACCAAAAAAGTGAATATCAGGAAGCATCTATCTATTACTACGCATATTTGTGCTATCTGGATGCGGAATATAAAACTGCACTTAATGAATTTGAACGCCTTCAGGGATCAAAAACCTATGAAAGCAGTTACCCGTATTATATCACAGCGCTATACTTTCTGGACAAGCGATATGATGATGTACTGAACTATGCGCTGCCAATCCTGCAGACAACGAAACAAGATAACGAAACAGATATGTTCCGTGTTATTGCAGCGACGTACTTTATCAAAGGCGATCTGAAAAAATCGAAAGAATATTACGATAAATTCCAGGCTCAGGATCAAGGCAAAACACAGAATAATCAGGACAGTTACCAGATCGGTTATATAAATTACAAGCTGGGTGATTATGATAAAGCAATCACGGAGCTCGAAAAAATGACCGAACCGGATGCTTATTACCAAAGTGCCATGATCACATTAGGTGATGCCTTCCTGAAAAAGGGAAATAAACAAAGTGCGCGTAATGCTTTTTTCCGTGGATCGAAATTAGACTTTGATCCTCAACTGAAGGAAGAAGGACTTTTCAATTATGCTAAGTTGTCTTATGAACTGGAGTTTCACCAGGTCGCTTTGGATGCTATTCAGGAATACATGAAGACCTATCCAAACAATGTCCGTAATGAAGAAGCACAGACATTGTATGCCGAGATTCTGTTGAGTACGAAGAATTACCGGGCTGCAGTGGATGTATTGGAGTCGGTTAAGAAAAGAGGTAAAGAAGCTAATGCGGCTTATCAGAAAGTAACGTATTACCGCGGTCTGGAATACTATAATGAGCGTGCATTTGAAAATGCAATATCCATGTTTATGCGTTCTGAAGCTAACCGTTATGATGAAGAGATCAATGCATTGGCTATTTACTGGAAAGCAGAGGCGATGTATGAGGTCAGAAAATATAAAGAGGCAACCGCTAATTTTAATAAATTTCTGAGTCTTCCTGCAGCCAGAAATACAGATGTCTATAATTATGCAAATTATGCGTTAGCATATGCAGCTTTCAGAAATGAAAACTACAATACATCGGCAAACTACTTTGAACGTTTTCTTTCCATGGGCGGCAAAGAGGGGATCGAACTTAATACCCGTAATGATGCTATTGCCCGTCTGGCAGATTCGTACTTTTCACTCAAGAATTACGGTCGTGCCATGACTGAGTATGACAAGCTGATCAATTCCAAAGCACAAAGTCAGGATTATGCTTTATTCCAGCGTGGTGTTATTCAGGGATTACAAGGAAATAGCAGCGGTAAGATTGCTACCCTGCAATCTGTAGTACAAAAGTATCCGAAGTCCAACTATGCAGATGATGTGGCTTTTGAGATTCCGTACACCTACTTTACATTGGGACAGTATGATCAGGCGATTTCAGGACTGCAAGCAATGGTGGAAAAATACCCTAGAAGCAGCTACGTTCCACGTGCTTTAGTGACTATCGGTCTGGTACAGTATAATCAGGATAACAATGATGCTGCTTTAAAAACGTTCCAACGTGTGGTAGATCAGTATTCTACTACAGACGAGGCTAAGCAAGCAATGCGTTCGATTGAGAATATTTACCTGGATAAAGGAGATGCAACAGGATATATCCGTTATGCAACAGGTACAAATATCGGAGATCTTTCGACATCAGAACAAGATTCCCGCGCATTCTCTACGGCAACTACACTATTCTCCAGAGGTAATTATCAGGGAGCGGTAGAAGCAGTGAATGCATATTTTGATAAATTCCCGAAACCTATTCAGGAAAAATATGCTCGATTTATCCGTGCAGAGAGTAACGCAGCTTTGGGTAAAAATCAAGAAGCACTACACGATTACAACATTATTCTGAATGACTGGACAAGTGCTTATACAGAACGTGCATTAGTCAGTGTTTCTCAGTTGTACCTGAAGCAAAAACAATACAATGAAGCTGTACAGCAATTGAAAAAACTGGAACTGACTTCAGAATACAAGTCTAATTATGCGTACGCAATCAATAATCTTTTGGTAAGTTATTTCAATATCGGAGATTACAAGGAGACATTGAACTATGCTACATTAGTCAAAAACTATGAAAAGTCTTCGGAGGAAGAAATAGGTACAGCACACCTTTATGCTGCAAAAGCATACCTGGCAACAAGCAAGCCTGCTGAAGCAACTAAAGAGCTGAATCTTGCTGCGTTGAAAAGTAAGACAGCAACAGGAGCAGAAGCGAGATACTTAGTGGCTGAGCAGCAGCTGAAAGCGAAAGAATACGATAAAGCAATTAAATCTGCTTTTGATATTTCAGATACGTTTTCTTCGTATGACTATTGGGTAGCAAAAGGATTTATTTTGATGGCAGATGCATATACCGGTAAGGGAGATGCATTCCAGGCAAAATCAACTTTAGAGAGTATCATCGATAACTACGAAAATAAGGAAGATGGTATCCTGAAAACTGCTAAAGAAAAATTACAAAAATTAAATACAACAAAGAAATAG
- a CDS encoding APC family permease, protein MKNQLKLWDAVMIVMGSMIGSGIFIVSSDIMRQLGSGWWMIIVWLITAVMTVAAAICYGELSALFPKAGGQYTYLTEVFGKMTGFLYGWSLFTVIQTGTIAAVAVAFGKFTAYLIPELNNAAPILQYGDIKITWIQIIAISIILLLTFINTKGVQSGKIVQSIFTSSKILALVVLIVGGIFMIRQNFFTENLAYGLQAFQNLKGEGWKEISGSLVMGGVAAAMVGAVFSSVAWENVTFVAGEIDNPKRNVVRAMVMGTALVMVLYLFCNFIYLAALGRDEIAFAENDRVAVAAAEKILGHSGTIIMAILVMISTFGCVNGIVLSGARVFQTMAKDGLFLRLAITNNKHGVPEKSLWIQGIWASLLCLSGQYGDLLDMISFVIVLFYMLTVFGVMWLRWKKPNLERPYRTFLYPLTPVLYLLIGTAFCILLIVFKPQYTWPGFILVLIGVPVYYFINRRKKVDVG, encoded by the coding sequence ATGAAAAATCAATTAAAGCTTTGGGATGCTGTCATGATCGTAATGGGATCAATGATCGGTAGCGGTATTTTTATTGTCTCTTCTGATATTATGCGACAACTGGGGTCTGGTTGGTGGATGATTATTGTATGGTTAATTACAGCGGTAATGACCGTTGCAGCAGCAATATGTTATGGCGAATTATCTGCTCTATTCCCAAAAGCCGGAGGGCAGTATACCTACCTTACAGAGGTTTTTGGAAAAATGACAGGGTTTCTATATGGTTGGAGCCTGTTCACCGTTATCCAGACGGGTACCATTGCAGCTGTAGCTGTAGCTTTTGGTAAGTTTACAGCCTACCTGATTCCGGAGTTAAATAATGCTGCTCCAATATTGCAGTACGGAGATATTAAGATTACCTGGATTCAGATAATAGCGATCTCTATTATCCTCCTGCTTACCTTTATCAACACAAAGGGAGTACAGAGCGGAAAAATTGTTCAATCCATCTTTACGAGTTCCAAGATCCTGGCTTTAGTCGTCCTGATTGTTGGCGGTATCTTTATGATCAGGCAAAACTTTTTTACCGAAAACCTGGCATATGGTCTTCAGGCGTTTCAGAATCTTAAAGGAGAAGGCTGGAAAGAGATTTCAGGGAGTCTGGTCATGGGAGGAGTGGCAGCAGCGATGGTTGGTGCGGTATTCAGCAGCGTGGCCTGGGAAAATGTGACATTTGTTGCCGGAGAGATTGATAATCCAAAGCGAAATGTTGTCCGTGCCATGGTTATGGGTACAGCATTGGTGATGGTGCTTTATTTGTTCTGTAATTTTATTTATCTGGCTGCATTAGGTCGCGATGAAATTGCGTTTGCGGAGAATGACAGGGTCGCAGTAGCAGCAGCTGAAAAGATACTTGGCCATAGTGGAACAATTATTATGGCTATTCTGGTTATGATCTCCACATTCGGCTGTGTCAATGGTATCGTTCTTTCCGGTGCGCGGGTATTCCAGACTATGGCCAAGGACGGTTTGTTTCTGCGTTTGGCAATCACCAATAATAAGCATGGTGTTCCTGAAAAATCACTTTGGATTCAAGGGATTTGGGCTTCCTTATTATGTCTGAGCGGACAGTATGGAGATTTGTTGGATATGATATCTTTTGTGATTGTGCTGTTCTACATGCTGACCGTATTTGGAGTCATGTGGTTAAGATGGAAAAAGCCAAATCTGGAACGACCTTACCGAACGTTCCTTTATCCGTTGACGCCTGTTTTATACTTACTGATAGGAACTGCTTTCTGTATACTGTTGATCGTTTTCAAACCGCAGTATACGTGGCCGGGATTTATTCTGGTCTTAATCGGTGTACCGGTGTATTATTTTATTAACAGACGCAAAAAAGTGGATGTCGGATAA
- the pyrR gene encoding bifunctional pyr operon transcriptional regulator/uracil phosphoribosyltransferase PyrR: MKQSILLDGPKFQITIKRLCQQLIENHGDFSNAALVGIQPRGTYLAKRLSKELEIMLGHPVPTGILDITFFRDDFRREGSNPLLANSTEIDFIVEGKNVIFIDDVLWTGRTIRSAMDAIQAFGRAKRIELLVLVDRRFSRQIPIEPDYIGIQVDSIDSQKVAVNWEEVDGMDSITLLTEKK; encoded by the coding sequence ATGAAACAGTCGATTTTATTAGACGGTCCCAAATTTCAAATTACAATCAAGAGACTTTGCCAACAATTGATTGAAAATCATGGTGATTTTTCAAATGCAGCATTGGTGGGTATTCAGCCCAGGGGCACGTATTTAGCTAAACGTTTATCCAAAGAATTGGAAATTATGCTGGGCCATCCGGTTCCTACAGGTATTCTGGATATAACATTTTTCCGTGACGATTTCAGACGTGAAGGTTCTAACCCACTCCTTGCCAACAGTACAGAGATAGATTTTATTGTAGAAGGTAAAAATGTCATTTTTATAGATGATGTGCTATGGACAGGGCGTACCATTCGTTCTGCTATGGATGCTATTCAGGCATTCGGAAGAGCCAAAAGAATAGAATTACTGGTGTTGGTAGACCGCCGTTTTTCACGTCAGATACCTATTGAACCCGATTATATCGGCATACAGGTAGACTCCATCGATTCGCAGAAAGTTGCAGTGAACTGGGAAGAGGTCGACGGTATGGACAGCATTACATTACTGACAGAAAAAAAATAA
- a CDS encoding DUF2723 domain-containing protein has translation MNYTKINNLLGWLCAIIATVVYVMTAERTVSWWDCGEFIASAYKLQIVHQPGAPLFLMLQNIFSNLAMGDTMRIAFWMNIGSAVSSGLTILFLFWTVTALARKVLVTQGEEISSVALIQIMGAGIVGALAYAFTDTFWFSAVESEVYAMSSLCTAVVFWAILKWEHHADEQGADKWLVFIAYVMGLSIGVHLLNLLAIPAIALVIYFRRTNKATSKGAVSALLLGVVILGLILWGIIQFSVKFAAYFDLFFVNTLGLGFGSGVTFFLLLLIGALIFGIWYSVKKLKPLLNIALLCTAFVIFGYSSFAMIMVRAKANPTLNNSDPENAFTFLSYLNREQYGDEPLMKGKYFDAEPISSKETGNVYRKDGNKYVVAKKKVDYEYSRETIFPRIYSDRGGHPMYYRDYLNLGENEQPTFGDNLKFFFGYQIGHMYGRYFLWNFAGRQNDQQGNGTFTEGNWISGIKQPVDQMHVGGQKALPTSVITDPSYNKYFFLPLIIGLIGAFWHFGRRQRDAGIVGLLFFFTGLAIVLYLNQSPLQPRERDYAYAGSFYAFSIWIGLGVVAIADFLRKKVDPKLAGYIATAICIIGGPVILIAQNWNDHNRSEKYLARDMARNYLESCAPNAILFTYGDNDTYPLWYVQEVEGFRTDVRVVNLSLLSSDWYMKQMMQKVNNADALPMNIDPEKIKDGVRDIIYYQDAGIPGYVNVKDLLTIMLSDDPEYKAQLQSGEMVNYLPTKKMFLPVDKQAVLANKVVPQDWNDAITDSLVWTYNKNIVSRAELAMMAVIANNNWKRPVYFTITVPDDNYMGLDRYLVSEGFALRLMPVDMGIKEGGGRALIDPAAVYTNVLNKFKWGNIANASYIDPDSYRYISLYVGSIYGDAISRLEAQGKMTEAKNLALDAYKNMPKRVYGMPETLSYWTVIEALYKTGEKQKADEILSRNLKFIKENIAYYQAIAETKPDLEGRNIQYGFYALSRYKDILATQGNNPLAKEVDGLINQLTQQYHIQQ, from the coding sequence ATGAATTATACTAAAATTAATAACCTGCTTGGCTGGCTGTGCGCTATTATTGCTACAGTAGTGTATGTGATGACCGCCGAAAGAACGGTGAGTTGGTGGGACTGTGGTGAGTTTATAGCCTCAGCATACAAACTTCAGATCGTTCACCAACCTGGAGCTCCTTTATTCTTAATGCTTCAAAACATCTTCTCTAACCTTGCAATGGGGGATACGATGCGTATCGCATTCTGGATGAATATCGGTTCTGCTGTTTCCAGTGGATTGACTATTCTGTTTTTATTCTGGACAGTAACGGCTTTAGCCCGTAAAGTGCTGGTCACTCAGGGTGAGGAGATATCTTCCGTCGCATTGATCCAGATTATGGGTGCTGGTATCGTAGGAGCATTAGCATACGCATTTACAGATACATTTTGGTTTTCTGCTGTAGAATCTGAGGTATATGCCATGTCATCACTATGTACTGCCGTAGTATTCTGGGCTATATTGAAGTGGGAGCATCATGCAGATGAACAGGGCGCAGATAAATGGCTGGTATTTATTGCCTATGTAATGGGACTTTCCATTGGTGTTCACTTATTGAATTTATTGGCTATTCCTGCTATTGCATTGGTGATCTATTTCCGCAGAACAAATAAAGCTACTTCAAAAGGGGCTGTCTCCGCCTTGTTATTAGGCGTTGTGATCTTAGGGCTTATACTTTGGGGTATTATACAATTCTCTGTCAAATTCGCAGCTTACTTTGATTTGTTCTTTGTGAATACATTGGGACTTGGTTTCGGTTCAGGAGTTACTTTCTTCCTGCTATTACTGATCGGAGCCTTGATTTTCGGAATTTGGTATTCTGTCAAAAAATTAAAACCGCTGTTAAATATAGCGTTGTTGTGTACTGCATTTGTAATCTTCGGATATAGTTCATTTGCCATGATCATGGTACGTGCAAAGGCAAATCCTACACTGAATAACAGTGATCCGGAGAATGCTTTTACATTCCTGAGCTACCTTAACAGGGAGCAATACGGTGATGAGCCGCTGATGAAAGGTAAATATTTTGATGCCGAACCAATCAGTTCCAAAGAAACTGGTAATGTATACCGGAAAGACGGGAATAAATATGTAGTGGCTAAGAAAAAAGTGGATTATGAATATAGCCGTGAAACGATCTTTCCACGCATATACAGTGACCGAGGTGGCCATCCTATGTATTATCGGGATTACCTTAATTTAGGTGAAAATGAGCAACCTACATTCGGAGACAATCTTAAATTTTTCTTTGGCTATCAGATAGGTCATATGTATGGCCGCTATTTCCTTTGGAATTTTGCCGGCAGACAGAATGATCAGCAAGGCAACGGAACATTTACGGAAGGCAACTGGATCTCGGGTATCAAACAGCCGGTTGATCAGATGCACGTAGGTGGACAGAAGGCATTGCCAACTTCTGTTATTACTGATCCGTCTTATAACAAATACTTCTTCTTACCGCTTATCATTGGTCTGATCGGTGCATTCTGGCATTTCGGCAGAAGACAGCGTGATGCAGGTATTGTCGGACTTTTGTTTTTCTTTACAGGATTGGCTATTGTACTTTACCTGAATCAATCTCCGCTGCAACCACGTGAACGTGATTATGCTTATGCCGGATCTTTCTATGCATTTAGTATATGGATAGGTTTGGGTGTCGTAGCTATAGCAGACTTTCTGAGAAAGAAAGTAGATCCTAAACTGGCCGGATACATTGCTACAGCAATCTGTATCATCGGAGGTCCGGTTATTCTTATTGCACAAAACTGGAATGATCATAATCGATCAGAAAAATATCTGGCTCGTGACATGGCCCGCAATTATCTGGAGTCTTGTGCGCCTAATGCCATCTTATTTACCTATGGTGATAATGATACGTATCCATTATGGTATGTACAGGAAGTCGAAGGATTCCGTACGGATGTAAGGGTAGTCAATCTGAGTTTATTAAGCTCGGATTGGTACATGAAGCAGATGATGCAGAAAGTAAATAACGCGGATGCATTACCTATGAATATTGATCCTGAAAAGATCAAAGACGGAGTCCGTGATATTATTTACTATCAGGATGCCGGTATTCCGGGTTATGTAAATGTTAAAGACCTGTTGACCATCATGTTGTCAGACGATCCTGAGTATAAGGCACAGTTGCAGAGTGGAGAGATGGTTAACTACCTTCCAACAAAGAAAATGTTCCTGCCGGTTGATAAACAAGCGGTACTTGCTAATAAAGTCGTGCCTCAGGACTGGAATGACGCCATTACAGATTCACTCGTGTGGACGTATAATAAAAATATCGTTTCCAGAGCAGAATTGGCTATGATGGCCGTGATTGCCAATAACAATTGGAAGAGACCTGTCTACTTTACTATTACTGTTCCTGATGATAACTATATGGGATTAGACCGTTATCTGGTTTCAGAAGGATTTGCACTTCGCCTAATGCCTGTGGATATGGGCATAAAAGAAGGAGGAGGCCGTGCACTTATAGATCCGGCTGCGGTATATACTAATGTGCTGAATAAATTTAAGTGGGGTAATATTGCTAATGCATCTTATATCGATCCGGATTCTTACCGTTACATTTCACTGTACGTAGGAAGTATTTATGGTGATGCAATCTCTCGTCTGGAGGCACAGGGAAAAATGACCGAAGCCAAAAACCTGGCATTAGATGCATACAAAAATATGCCTAAACGTGTCTATGGTATGCCGGAGACATTGAGTTACTGGACGGTTATCGAAGCATTGTACAAAACGGGTGAAAAACAAAAAGCTGACGAGATACTGTCACGTAACCTGAAATTCATTAAGGAGAATATTGCTTACTACCAGGCTATTGCGGAAACAAAACCGGATCTGGAAGGACGTAATATACAATATGGATTTTATGCGCTATCAAGATATAAAGATATATTAGCAACGCAAGGGAATAATCCGTTGGCAAAAGAAGTAGACGGCCTGATCAATCAGTTGACACAGCAGTATCATATACAGCAATAA
- a CDS encoding aspartate carbamoyltransferase catalytic subunit, whose amino-acid sequence MSSSAEQLSTRHLLGIKDLNEKDINLILDTAANFKDVLNRPIKKVPSLRDITIANVFFENSTRTRLSFELAEKRLSADTINFAASSSSVSKGETLIDTVNNILAMKVDMIVMRHPYAGAGVFLSKHVDAQIVNAGDGAHEHPTQALLDSFSIRERYGDVAGRKVAIIGDVLHSRVALSNILCLQKQGAEVMVCGPTTLIPKYIQSLGVKVEHDLRKALNWCDVANMLRIQLERQDIAYFPSLREYSMLYGLNKEILDSLDKEIIIMHPGPINRGVEITSDVADSKHSIILDQVENGVAVRMAVLYLLAGKRG is encoded by the coding sequence ATGTCATCTTCAGCAGAACAACTAAGTACACGTCACCTCTTAGGAATAAAAGATCTGAATGAAAAGGATATTAATTTGATTCTCGATACCGCTGCGAACTTCAAAGATGTCCTCAACCGTCCTATTAAGAAAGTGCCTTCTCTTAGAGATATTACTATTGCCAATGTGTTTTTTGAGAACTCCACACGCACAAGATTGTCGTTTGAGTTGGCTGAAAAAAGACTTTCTGCGGATACTATCAATTTTGCCGCTTCATCATCATCGGTGAGTAAAGGGGAAACACTGATTGATACGGTCAATAATATTTTGGCAATGAAGGTCGATATGATTGTTATGAGACACCCCTATGCCGGAGCTGGAGTATTCCTGAGCAAGCATGTGGATGCACAGATTGTTAATGCCGGAGACGGAGCACATGAACATCCGACACAGGCATTGTTAGATTCGTTCTCTATTCGTGAACGTTACGGAGATGTTGCAGGGCGTAAAGTGGCGATTATAGGAGATGTTCTGCATTCCCGTGTAGCCTTATCTAATATTCTTTGTCTTCAGAAACAAGGTGCGGAGGTAATGGTCTGCGGACCGACAACTTTGATTCCGAAATATATACAGTCTTTGGGCGTAAAAGTTGAGCATGATCTTAGGAAAGCACTCAACTGGTGCGATGTTGCCAATATGTTGCGTATACAGCTAGAACGTCAGGATATTGCTTACTTTCCATCTCTGCGTGAATATTCCATGCTTTACGGATTAAATAAGGAAATCCTGGATTCATTGGATAAAGAAATCATCATTATGCATCCTGGCCCTATTAATCGGGGTGTGGAGATCACTTCTGATGTTGCCGACAGTAAACATTCTATTATCCTTGATCAGGTCGAAAACGGAGTTGCAGTACGGATGGCTGTACTCTATTTATTAGCAGGTAAAAGAGGATAA
- a CDS encoding TonB-dependent receptor, which yields MMKLQNTVFKKCAVVTLLLGAGFNGFAQQEPTDKKPVTIDSFDVVRDYKPILADAVKIRRSPDMTNKRSYMPKLTYGNVVDKKLDINTGLYKLDVKETPFSQINDQTSNYVKLGIGNFNTILGEGYFSYDQYENVRIGGFVKHLSQKGDIENQRFSKQEVGVFGRRVYDAFTVDGLVGYNRYATRFYGNPLDVNGVSLNPDPEKQAFNDIYFTGELTSNYDANNENALSYSAKADAYTYKDQFAAKENSIALSGYLNKRMRAFNIGANLSVDVNSINGTDNVDGKTKNSVASINPYISFKGDNYVITLGANLVSEFGDSSRFNVFPSAEVDFSLVPEYIHLFGGVNGNVKKASLRSFTNQNPYLSPDLSMINTIERLNFFGGIKGNAGATFGYKVQVMYKQIEGLPLFVNNRETPYRFDLVYDGLGEDAAKYFGLQGEINVRLSDVVNLGGRLNIDQYTMQQEEEAWHMPKMKLAANARFNISEKLYIDAEALFQGDTYAREYTYTVNGSTVDISQGYKKVTLPSFFDLNAGAEYRATKHLGIFVKANNIFNKEYQRYQYYPRLGFNILGGLNYSF from the coding sequence ATGATGAAGTTGCAAAATACTGTGTTTAAGAAATGTGCCGTAGTAACCTTGTTATTAGGCGCAGGTTTTAATGGATTTGCTCAGCAAGAGCCTACAGACAAAAAACCAGTAACGATTGATTCGTTTGATGTTGTGCGAGATTATAAGCCTATTCTTGCAGATGCGGTGAAAATCCGCCGTAGTCCTGACATGACCAACAAAAGAAGCTACATGCCAAAATTAACATACGGAAATGTGGTAGATAAAAAATTGGACATCAATACCGGTCTTTACAAACTGGATGTTAAGGAAACTCCTTTTTCTCAGATTAATGATCAGACCAGCAATTATGTGAAATTAGGTATTGGTAATTTTAATACTATTCTTGGGGAGGGTTATTTCTCCTATGATCAATATGAAAATGTAAGAATAGGTGGTTTTGTGAAGCATCTGAGCCAAAAGGGTGATATTGAAAACCAACGCTTTTCGAAACAAGAAGTCGGTGTATTTGGCAGACGTGTGTATGATGCGTTTACCGTTGACGGATTAGTGGGGTATAATCGTTATGCGACCCGCTTTTACGGAAATCCATTGGATGTAAACGGAGTATCACTGAATCCGGATCCGGAAAAACAGGCTTTCAATGATATCTATTTCACCGGAGAGCTGACCAGCAACTACGATGCGAATAATGAAAATGCACTGAGCTACTCCGCAAAAGCAGATGCTTATACATACAAAGATCAGTTTGCCGCTAAGGAAAACTCTATCGCATTATCCGGTTACCTGAACAAAAGAATGCGCGCATTCAATATCGGAGCCAATCTTAGTGTAGATGTAAATAGCATTAACGGTACAGATAATGTAGATGGAAAAACAAAGAACTCTGTTGCCAGTATCAATCCTTACATCAGCTTCAAAGGCGATAATTATGTGATTACATTGGGTGCTAATTTAGTGTCAGAATTCGGAGATTCTTCCCGGTTCAATGTCTTCCCTTCTGCAGAAGTAGACTTCTCCTTAGTTCCTGAATATATTCATTTGTTCGGGGGGGTAAATGGAAATGTCAAAAAAGCATCTTTGCGCTCCTTCACCAATCAGAACCCTTACCTGAGCCCTGATCTGAGCATGATCAATACTATAGAAAGACTGAATTTCTTTGGGGGTATTAAAGGAAATGCCGGAGCAACATTTGGCTATAAGGTACAGGTAATGTATAAACAGATCGAGGGACTTCCTTTATTTGTCAATAACAGAGAAACACCTTACCGTTTTGATCTTGTTTACGACGGATTGGGCGAAGATGCTGCTAAATATTTCGGCTTACAGGGAGAGATCAATGTTCGTTTATCGGATGTGGTCAATTTAGGTGGTCGTCTGAATATTGATCAGTACACTATGCAACAGGAAGAAGAAGCATGGCATATGCCTAAAATGAAACTGGCAGCAAACGCACGTTTCAACATCTCTGAAAAACTTTATATCGATGCAGAGGCATTGTTCCAGGGAGATACATATGCCCGTGAATATACATACACCGTCAATGGAAGTACAGTAGATATTTCTCAAGGATATAAGAAAGTAACATTACCATCTTTCTTTGACCTGAATGCCGGAGCAGAGTACCGCGCAACTAAACATTTAGGGATCTTTGTGAAAGCAAATAATATATTCAATAAAGAATACCAACGCTACCAGTACTATCCGCGTTTAGGATTTAATATACTGGGAGGGCTTAATTACTCATTTTAA